The Brassica napus cultivar Da-Ae unplaced genomic scaffold, Da-Ae ScsIHWf_549;HRSCAF=825, whole genome shotgun sequence genome segment ATTGTGAAACTTGAACAGCACTCGCTACTGAGCCATGAATTATAGTGCTTTTAGTGTTTTAAGATTTATTCTTGGACAGATGACTTTGTAACTACAAAACAACTAACCTCTCGGAACAGTCTTTATGTGACGGTGTGTCTTACAGCTCCGCGATCAAACTCTTCTTGTTAATGAAGTCGCCAGAGACTGTTACCATAGAGACCTTCCCAAAGCAACAAGATCTTGAAGAACAGATGGAGGACTGATTCGTAGAATGGTTGGTATTGTTATTTTCTGAAACAAACTTTGTTCTACAAGACCTTGAAGGAGAAAGAACATATTGAGGATTATTATCTTGGACATCACATCGAGAAACTGGCTTTGAAATTTCAATAGCCTATGCTGAGACCGGTTTTGCAAATGTATGTCGACTAGATCGAACCAATTTTTATCTAAGGATCGAaaatcatttaagaaaaaatgttttagatCATTTCACTTCTCttaagaatgaaaaaaaaaatagaataaatgtACTGAAATGCATACAAGCAAGCAAGAAGTTAATAATTTGGTTTGATACTTGAAGGATAAGAGACTTCAATCTGTACTTGCTTGCCATTTGAGAAACCAGAAACAATCTTGTGTGGGAGCGGAGCGGTAAGATCAACTCTGACAAACAATTTAGCTTGGCTACTAATGTCCTCTACCATTGTGAAGGACTGATTCAGAGCCAGCATGAGGTATCAACGAAGGTAGCGGCAGGAGAAGAACTTGTCACAGCAACGAGAGAGAGATGGACTTGTTCTTCATCCTGAGAGGCCGCGGACCTGACTCTGTTGAACACTTTGAAAGACAGAGCAAAGGGCGGACgatgtttctttttcttggcAAGCAATCGAGACATGAAGCGAGGGCAGCGGAGCAGAAATGCGCGCGTGGTGCCCACCGACGGCGGAGCTAAGGTTTTAGTAAATGGACACCTAAATCGATTTATGTGCTTTTTACTTGTTATTTTACGTTTATGTAAAGTAATTAGTACACCCGTTTATTGAGATCCCACCACAATGCACttgaatctatactattatttgcgaagtgaaattttggaatcgagctctcacgttaaaagttatagtgataatatcgtttatacctcaatgaataaaatgtataaataaattaaaaaataaaaacgaaattgtaattgatttgattagataattgattaatattaataatagtaagaattatccaaaatctgaaaatataatttaaaagaagataatttatgtatatattgtattgttatctgaaaaagtcttttagtaagaagttaaaacataaattatataactaaatattaatcaaataaaattcttaattatataattaaaaaataataattataaattgtatTGTTTATctgaaaaaagtattttagtaaaacgttaaaaacataattatataattaaatattaatcaaataaagtaaatttttagaatcgagctctcacgttaaaagttggagtggttaatatcgtttatactattaatgaataaaatttataaataaattattaaataaagacGAAATTTTAAGTGATCTGATcagataattgattaatattaagaatagtaagaattatctaaaatctgaaaatatatattaaaaaagagataatttatgtatatattgtattgttatctgaaaaagttttttagtaaaaagttaaaaacataaattatattactaaatattaattaaataaaattcttaattatataactaaaaatatatattgagttattttaaaattttattttagtaatgaatatagtgtataaagaacttttcaaaaatttatgaaaatgtttaagtcCGCATCGCGGGCAAACCACCTagtatatttataagaaaaattataatcgTAATCTGAAAAACTATattgcaaattaaaaaaatagtgtatttcGTTAGTATATGTGGTTTGCTTATGTAAATCaactatttatttgtttaattattttaaactaaGTGTTTTACCCGCACATGCGGGCATGATCGGTTTACtaataattagtaatatatgtattatgatttaaacatcaTGATAACTTATTCTTTATATTCTTAATCATTTTagttctttttgatttttatttcgaTCTACGTCTTTTTAACACAAAGGAAAGTTATAAAACTATGAGACCATAATTACATATCAAATATTCCATACAATAAAGTAAAGTAAGAATGTGAACTTTTGGTCTCTCTTAATCTACTTTGTATTTTTGAACCATAAACATGAATTAACTTaccaataaatattaaaacacacaaaatccaaataagaacaaaataaataaaaagtaaacaaaaactaaagttCGATGATAAttttgaagaattttttttaatgaattgagataatgataatatttcattggtttacttgatcaaaatatacattgacttatcttaatatttcataagtttacttttaataaaagaaacaatagataatgatagttttattattaaagttaatttatggttaattatataatgataaatctaattattcattaaaaataatgaaactaaACCATTAAAGACATGTTCATAACATGATTAAATAGGCAAATCTCTAATTTAATATCAAAGcatatttttcttatagattAAACAGTAATAAAACTTATACGTGAAATAACTACCGAAGTAATTCAGAATACCTAATTCATAATTCCAAATTCCATGTAACAAAACCTATATGCTCCTAATATTTCAGActcaaagaaagaagaaaaacatagaACTCCaactataaaaaacaaatatcaaaagtaCATAAATATAGATGTCAAAAACTATAATCGAGGCAACTTGGAATAAATGAGAAAATTGAAACTAAGAGTTTAAAACATTTTACATCATATGAAGATAAGAATTGGTcctaacttttttaaaatagttataattgtaattcaaattataaatttgaaatagttatgttatttaaattaataaattaatgatttaagctaaaaactaataaaaatcttgtgaaagttaaaataattataatcataATTCTAATTAGAATTTtcgaaatatttaaattatttaaattaattataaatcgaaatttatattatttaaattaataaattgatgatttaatctaaaaactaataagaatataaaaaataagctaaatcagctaaaatcatggagaatgtgacaaatcagcaaaatcacttaataaataatactccctctgttcccaAAGAAGAATTTTCTAGAGTATTCATGCATATTAAAGAAACAAGTAATTTTTAacaattgaatttattatttattttactatacattttccaataaatatcaaccaatagtattcaatcaattcaaatattttcaattaatgttttttaaaagtatacaaCTTTTTAACATTAACTACTAAAAATaccttaaaattttagaaaatttatcattttagaataaaaaacaaatctaaaaaatcttactttcaggaACAGGAACCGAGGGAGTAGTATAGATATCAAAGATATCCGAGTGTGGAAATAAAGACTTGAGTCATTAATGTTactccctcttttttttttttaaatgacgtTCTATAAGTTTCACACAAATTAAGGCACCTAATACAATATCTGTTCTACCCTCTCCATCAATTAATTATCATCTCTCGTTACACACATTTcctttaaaaaagaaaatatcataaggGTAAATAAAGTCTTATTTCACTATATCTTGCATTGTTTTCCGAGGACGTCAACTATAAtgatacaaaacaaatattctaaaacgtcttttaaaagaaaacggatataaaagtattttttggtaaaaatatacAAGTATTTATCTAAAGAAAACCACAAAAGAGATGTAAAGTCAGTTGAAAGGATATACAGAATATAGATTCAGGTAGGCTAGATTCAGGCAAAGAGGCAAGAGTGATCTACTTTGCATGAATACTAATAGATGATCAAGCCATCGGAATTAAGTATGAAACTTGCAGCGATAAAATACTACAGTCTTGGTAGTGCTACGTACAATTGAGACAATCGGACAGGATTGAGAAACGGCTAGTATCTCTCCCAAAGGCAATGATATAATAAGAGAATGTTAAGTTAATTTCAACAGCAAGATTTATTTGAGCATAATGACAATGAAATCCACTTACagaaattaaattatttcaTAAGGGACATGCTAAACTTGGGAAATAATGAAGAAATACACTGTCATCACTTGGACGAGAAGGAGAATACGAAAAGATGCGATTCATAATGGAATTAGGGGTTAGAGGTTGATATAGAAGGAGCTTGTCGGAACCGTATTTTGCGAGCATCACCTTGTTTCCTTTCTTCGAAACTACCATAAGGCCGAGGAGCGAAGATTTATAATGAGTTTCTTCGAACCAAGTGGAGGTAATCTTGTTCAAGTCAAAGGAGAAGATCTTGTTCGTTTTCAACAATACCCCTCCTGTGTTGTGGTTAGTGACCCTCCAAACGTGTTGCATGCCATCTCCATTTGTCACGGAAATATTCAGAAGACCACGGTCATAGTCTAGGCTGCACATATGcatactaatatatgatgatgatgatgatgacgatgatgcGTCAATAATTGGGTTTGGTACGACTTGAAACATCTCCATGTGAAGATCGAAAGCAATCAACTTCGTCTTTTCATGGGTGAACCAGTAAAGCCATCCGTTTGCAAAAGTTGCTTCTTGGTTGTGATCTATCCGATGATAAGGAGGAGAAGTCACATGTCTCCATTCCTTGACTCCAAAATCGAAAACCTCACATGATGAGATGTTCTTGTCTTTAATGTTATGTAACCAGACTAGTTTGTATGCTCCTGTGACATAGTCTCTTCCAAATCCCGGTTGAGAAAACTCCACCTTGTTGTCTGAATGCACTAGCTGAATCCTGGCGAGAGGGAGCGTCAAGGACCATCTAGTGGATGGGTTCATCACTTTAATTGGGTTTTTAAAGTTTGCACGTCCATAGAAGCAGAAAAGACCATCCAGACTCTTGGAAACTATCACATCCTCTTGCTCATCATTACTAATATgatagtcttcttcttcttccacttcaACTAGACATGCCGAAGACCACTCCAACCTCATCTCTTTTAGAGCATAGCTTGCCTTATACCAGTCTATATCATCGTAGACACACAAAAATTTTGGTTCTAGGGTTTTCTGATGCAACATGTATCTCTCTCTGAACGAGTTAAGCGTTATCATACGTCTCCAGTGTTTAGACACGGCTTGGAAACTTATAAGGGATTTTACCGGAAGCCTCAGCATTATCTCTTCCAACGCATCATCGTTGATTATTATCTCGGTcacctctcttcttcctcttttgctTTCTCTTTCTGAGGAAAACGATGAAGCAATTTTATCCTTTTCATGGCCTCGCTGCTCCTCCATCGATTTGTCTTCTACTTTTATAAGAGCAAAGCAAATTATATAAAACGATTTGTCTTCTACTTTTGCTTTCTCTTTCTGATCAGGACAACGACCAAGTACTACTATATATTGCTTTCGTTTGTGTCTTCAAAACCCTAATGGATTCcaatttttaatagattttccttttttatttttcttttgtaacagATTATAATTATTCTAGTTTTGTCCTTTTTAGTATCATTATTTTGATGCTATTTGTAGGGATTGTCGGTTTTGTCAAActgatttattaatttattgggAATACATGATTGATAATCCAATaacaaattttagaaatcaTTATTATAATTTCGTGCGCTCAATATTTCAGAATGGACCatattattttactaatactaaaatactaggtgttttgtccgCAGCGTATAATCATCTTacgaatatttattattttatgtattactAATCCAAAAATCggcattataaaactctaattGGTGAACACGTCGAAGTCGaaggaaaaaaattatggtgaatTCTTTGTTCATCAAAATTTATACCAGTTATGTTGaaattttagtcaaattattgaaagtTAGATCCcacttttttcttctaaattccTTATGGAGGAAtagatttataacaaaaaaatttcctatgcaattttgataaggaacaaattgaacaaaaaatcattttatttttattttttcaattcctcaaatgaaattttatttttcattttgttcatttttccATTCTTCTAGTGGTCACCAACTGAAACTATAGTGTTTCATGGATTAAACTTAAAATGGTTTAaagtaaaagcaagaaaatttgttttgaactcAGTCACaacttaaattattatttataattttaaatagttaaatcaaacatcaaattatttatatatgtcaaaaaaacGTTCATCAAACGATgtcttattattgtgttaaatttttttaaacactcatatattagaaatagtttagaaaatatctttatataaatatttttgtttgaataatctatactattatttatgaagtgatttggcttatttgtcatcttctccatgattttagttaattttcttacttgtcatatttttcatgatctatactattatttatgaagtgatttggcTCATTTGCATCTTCTtcatgattttagttaatttgcttacttgtcatattttccatgattttagtataaatcattagtttaattaattaatatatatatttttgatatctatatatttatcatgatatttaaaatcaaaCATGAACCTATTGtaccgatatatatatatatactaatatgttttaaaaaatatattttaatcattatttttctcttattttataattttaatgactaatattatagcTAATTTCTCTGATGTTTActgaaaatattgatcaaatacagattattataaaatttatatataagtatactaatatatctgaattaatcgttttcttttgtttatttggtTTGATCTCTTAATATACTAATCAATATTCAT includes the following:
- the LOC106424504 gene encoding putative F-box protein At2g02030 — protein: MEEQRGHEKDKIASSFSSERESKRGRREVTEIIINDDALEEIMLRLPVKSLISFQAVSKHWRRMITLNSFRERYMLHQKTLEPKFLCVYDDIDWYKASYALKEMRLEWSSACLVEVEEEEDYHISNDEQEDVIVSKSLDGLFCFYGRANFKNPIKVMNPSTRWSLTLPLARIQLVHSDNKVEFSQPGFGRDYVTGAYKLVWLHNIKDKNISSCEVFDFGVKEWRHVTSPPYHRIDHNQEATFANGWLYWFTHEKTKLIAFDLHMEMFQVVPNPIIDASSSSSSSSYISMHMCSLDYDRGLLNISVTNGDGMQHVWRVTNHNTGGVLLKTNKIFSFDLNKITSTWFEETHYKSSLLGLMVVSKKGNKVMLAKYGSDKLLLYQPLTPNSIMNRIFSYSPSRPSDDSVFLHYFPSLACPL